A portion of the Pseudomonas koreensis genome contains these proteins:
- a CDS encoding DUF3426 domain-containing protein — protein sequence MTDSFVTQCPHCQTSFRVNHAQLSVARGVVRCGSCLQVFNAAKQLLEQHAGKDTVTPLAAPTPDAPMPVSVAPAVTETPAPRAISQKQWNASELDLDSLDLDEELARLEQREIQPVAEFGRGREESLSARRDSPEPDEGTWPDSLFSEPADKRSAAPDVEPDIDDIETLEPERTEPSLSLEPVDLDDEPPIPQLRLHDPIDPSARRERLSASDDSDDDDLPLITSPRKKRERAEPGVRAEVLQDLTDDPLQLDWQQRRSPWGRRLLWLLLVMLAAGGLAAQYIAYHFEELARQDQYRPWFQQVCPQIGCTVPSKVDIGKIKSSNLVVRSHPEFSGALVVDAIIYNRATFSQPFPLLELRFADLNGHLIASRRFKPGEYLSGDLEGLAEMPPQTPIHIALDILDPGPKAVNYSLNFHSPE from the coding sequence ATGACCGACAGTTTCGTCACCCAGTGCCCGCATTGCCAGACCAGCTTCCGCGTCAACCATGCGCAATTGAGCGTGGCGCGCGGCGTGGTTCGTTGCGGCTCCTGCCTGCAAGTGTTCAACGCCGCCAAGCAGCTGCTCGAACAACATGCCGGCAAGGACACGGTGACGCCGCTCGCGGCGCCGACGCCTGACGCGCCAATGCCCGTCAGCGTTGCACCGGCCGTCACGGAAACGCCCGCACCACGCGCCATCAGCCAAAAGCAGTGGAACGCGTCGGAGCTGGATCTGGACAGCCTCGATCTGGACGAAGAACTCGCCCGCCTCGAACAGCGCGAAATCCAGCCGGTTGCCGAGTTCGGCCGGGGCCGCGAAGAATCCTTGAGCGCACGACGCGACAGCCCGGAACCTGACGAGGGCACATGGCCCGACAGCCTGTTCAGCGAACCCGCCGATAAGCGCAGCGCCGCGCCGGATGTCGAGCCGGATATCGACGACATTGAAACCCTCGAGCCCGAGCGCACCGAACCGTCGTTGTCACTGGAACCGGTGGATCTGGACGACGAGCCGCCGATCCCGCAACTGCGTCTGCATGATCCGATCGATCCCAGCGCCCGTCGTGAACGCTTGTCGGCCAGTGATGACAGCGATGACGACGATCTGCCGCTGATCACCTCGCCGCGCAAAAAACGCGAACGGGCCGAGCCCGGCGTGCGCGCCGAAGTCCTGCAGGACCTGACCGACGACCCGCTGCAACTGGACTGGCAGCAACGCCGCTCGCCGTGGGGCCGGCGCCTGCTCTGGCTGCTGCTGGTGATGTTGGCGGCCGGCGGTCTGGCCGCCCAGTACATCGCCTATCACTTCGAGGAACTGGCGCGGCAGGACCAATACCGGCCGTGGTTTCAGCAAGTTTGCCCGCAGATCGGCTGCACCGTCCCGTCGAAAGTCGATATCGGCAAAATCAAGAGCAGCAACCTGGTGGTGCGTAGCCATCCGGAATTCAGCGGAGCGCTGGTGGTCGACGCGATCATTTACAATCGCGCGACGTTTTCCCAGCCGTTTCCGCTGCTCGAGTTGCGTTTTGCCGACCTCAATGGTCACCTGATCGCCAGTCGTCGCTTCAAACCCGGCGAGTACCTGAGCGGCGATCTCGAAGGTCTCGC
- the accB gene encoding acetyl-CoA carboxylase biotin carboxyl carrier protein, producing the protein MDIRKVKKLIELLEESGIDELEIKEGEESVRISRHSKTPAQQYYAPAPMQAPAAAPAAAPVAAAAPAAAAAPALNGTVARSPMVGTFYRKSSPTSPAFVEVGQTVKKGDTLCIVEAMKMMNHIEAETSGVIESILVEDGQPVEYDQPLFTIV; encoded by the coding sequence ATGGATATCCGTAAAGTTAAGAAACTGATCGAATTGCTGGAAGAGTCCGGCATCGACGAGCTCGAGATCAAGGAAGGCGAAGAGTCCGTACGCATCAGCCGTCACAGCAAGACCCCGGCGCAGCAGTACTACGCGCCGGCCCCGATGCAGGCTCCGGCTGCTGCCCCTGCTGCCGCGCCAGTCGCTGCCGCTGCTCCGGCCGCCGCTGCTGCACCCGCGCTGAACGGCACCGTGGCCCGTTCGCCGATGGTCGGCACCTTCTACCGTAAATCTTCGCCAACCTCGCCTGCCTTCGTTGAAGTCGGCCAGACCGTGAAGAAAGGCGACACCCTGTGCATCGTCGAAGCCATGAAGATGATGAACCACATCGAAGCTGAAACCAGCGGTGTGATCGAATCCATCCTCGTCGAAGACGGCCAGCCGGTTGAGTACGACCAACCGCTGTTCACCATCGTTTGA
- the aroQ gene encoding type II 3-dehydroquinate dehydratase yields the protein MATLLVLHGPNLNLLGTREPGTYGSTTLAQINQDLERRAREAGHHLLHLQSNAEYELIDRIHAARDEGVDFILINPAAFTHTSVALRDALLGVSIPFIEVHLSNVHKREPFRHHSYFSDVAVGVICGLGASGYRLALEAALEQLEHQAIRP from the coding sequence ATGGCGACGCTACTGGTGCTGCACGGCCCCAACCTGAACCTGCTCGGCACCCGGGAACCGGGGACCTATGGGTCGACGACCCTGGCGCAGATCAATCAGGATCTGGAGCGGCGCGCCCGTGAAGCCGGCCATCATCTGCTGCATCTGCAAAGCAACGCCGAGTACGAATTGATCGATCGCATCCACGCTGCGCGCGATGAAGGCGTGGATTTCATTCTGATCAATCCGGCGGCTTTTACGCACACAAGTGTCGCATTACGTGACGCGCTGCTGGGAGTGAGCATCCCATTCATCGAAGTGCACTTGTCCAACGTGCACAAGCGCGAACCTTTCCGCCATCACTCCTACTTCTCCGATGTAGCGGTAGGAGTGATCTGCGGCCTTGGCGCCAGCGGTTACCGACTGGCCCTGGAGGCCGCACTAGAGCAGCTTGAACACCAAGCTATACGCCCCTGA
- a CDS encoding type III effector 1 — protein sequence MADQQGIVEEIPPVAADSTGTTQAILLRITRWQVLIDKRLSSQMSLLEAMEDFALTELRSHYPVGNIDPGFVLALLNAILQKLIDGKALMYLAIQDAPYRWPGGGDPGVPVSRREAVIQTVDTVSAHFLDQYKKYLREHWSTKGEEAAFDRLVVRKLQRYIDDIDALFQADRLAGLTLDRLRGQIEKIQDRGARRYRLTALATGTEKKILQAQSFARLPHWLRVLDQSDRAMLRDYQQQTSLAQAALDDLLQGYGSLRAYVRQQAIEYIQLKLDMEVEPDRIDVRLRWHSAVGEPTQNRSLSELLAAGPIGQDFAVVLEVTSGPSLRNQPLEPAFIADMLAQQDYPADYLQVLGRLYQRDEVQKASIDWFIVRLRQSAFVARCAGHLAVDDHNRLERTWGGDLLENTLRVAALALPNGMQCADLMVFYRERTSQAVDDLVLYAPNKPDGQEWVRLPSLAALTGEVWGWTQSESGREYLLQQLAPSAHRTAREYLFAVAASPALWGMDSDLRRAAKPFDECVAAAVKMGLAKHLQQLEEDNSLRWYATLAPDERRRVSSLNQELLVHQQVLNELLGGFEVFVDFARRTVAAAIAPYMRSKNVQEAVDPATVLIDYNPGIADRKQQSVASLLDLAIYGYDDSAGIDHPEKGVRSSVGQDLSQVRSADLALYLRRAWLGEKYASEIRGRYLDSRDPAYEPRRFAYRNVLLSKMDRDLRVARSQARLSDPVYFSLVRQVSLLSQLPMPGARLPGASVVASDGVFRLTVRGHVVLGVYVFVCSDPELSWWLYTPDAPDNLTLRPYQTLFGEIAGTLHDYLMARTAVAARKTVSRSLHAIAARNQRVDTLYEAQRVSDARSEFNAYIERTVTDVEDITTSRAEMIERQVVKGLTFGAAPFCMVFPPFALLLDVVFIAVSAGQAIEAHLEGDVDGALGHWLEAAWGALFAVVGARSTLKLLGSTIRSLKHTTRPVSLLAEPLKTVAPMRKETLPAIREVRFHARQAVGKTPENLQKVTEEGVFFGTWRSPASAVQPQPAYFIRSKGRYYQVRESLHFGGLCLIDARRPAAIYQRPIRLTASGKWTHDRVGLRGGNDQVRNLGQVSNLRSAFPGRVEPVLNRGAMQGEAVVAKFVAGSRDNYLFSLNAQTCVIASMYNPLTKVGAIIHFDHNIRSLVERTVKDVIARLGGSAKEIRATLVGGDWLTGADIGGPVRSVLRQQGLRPTWDYWSYSSCLGNNYAVTLNLKNGVSTVFKTSSSQVERLYTPVLQRASHATDAVSKRASSFMQRVRSKPLYENSAGIVVDQTGRRATTEMVQEQAFSMVLIN from the coding sequence ATGGCGGATCAACAAGGGATTGTAGAAGAAATACCACCGGTAGCCGCTGACTCTACAGGCACGACGCAGGCCATTCTGCTGCGGATCACGCGTTGGCAGGTGTTGATCGACAAACGCCTGAGCAGCCAGATGTCTTTGCTGGAGGCCATGGAAGACTTCGCGTTGACCGAGCTGCGCAGTCATTACCCTGTCGGCAATATCGATCCGGGGTTTGTGCTGGCCTTGCTCAATGCCATTTTGCAGAAGCTCATCGATGGCAAGGCGCTCATGTATCTGGCCATTCAGGACGCTCCATACCGCTGGCCGGGGGGCGGCGATCCGGGGGTGCCGGTCAGCCGCCGCGAAGCTGTGATCCAGACGGTGGATACCGTTTCAGCGCACTTCCTTGATCAGTACAAGAAGTATCTGCGCGAGCATTGGTCCACAAAGGGCGAGGAGGCTGCGTTCGATCGTTTGGTCGTGCGCAAGCTGCAGCGCTACATCGACGACATCGACGCGCTGTTCCAGGCGGACCGGCTCGCGGGGCTGACGCTGGATCGATTGCGCGGGCAAATCGAAAAGATCCAGGACCGAGGCGCTCGCCGTTATCGGTTGACCGCGCTGGCAACCGGCACGGAAAAGAAAATTCTCCAGGCGCAGTCATTCGCACGATTGCCGCATTGGCTGCGGGTGCTTGACCAGAGCGATCGCGCGATGCTGCGCGATTATCAGCAACAGACGTCACTGGCCCAGGCGGCGCTCGATGATCTGCTGCAAGGCTACGGTTCGTTGCGCGCCTATGTCCGTCAACAAGCCATCGAATACATCCAGCTCAAGCTCGACATGGAGGTAGAGCCGGACCGGATCGACGTACGCTTGAGATGGCATTCGGCGGTGGGCGAGCCGACGCAGAACCGCAGTCTGAGCGAATTGCTGGCGGCAGGGCCGATCGGTCAGGATTTTGCTGTCGTGCTGGAAGTCACCAGTGGTCCTTCGCTGCGTAACCAGCCTCTGGAGCCGGCATTCATTGCCGACATGCTGGCGCAGCAGGACTATCCGGCCGATTACCTGCAAGTCCTCGGCAGGCTGTATCAGCGCGATGAGGTGCAGAAGGCGTCGATCGACTGGTTCATCGTGCGGCTCAGGCAAAGTGCATTTGTTGCGCGTTGCGCGGGGCATTTAGCGGTGGATGACCATAATCGTCTCGAACGGACGTGGGGGGGAGATCTTCTTGAGAACACCTTGCGGGTCGCTGCGCTGGCGCTGCCCAATGGCATGCAGTGCGCGGATCTCATGGTGTTTTACCGTGAGAGAACTTCGCAAGCGGTGGATGACCTCGTCCTGTACGCGCCCAATAAGCCAGACGGCCAGGAGTGGGTGCGATTGCCTTCGCTGGCCGCGTTGACCGGAGAGGTGTGGGGCTGGACGCAGAGCGAATCGGGTCGCGAATATCTTTTGCAGCAACTTGCGCCGAGCGCCCATCGCACAGCGCGGGAATACCTTTTCGCCGTGGCCGCCAGCCCCGCCCTCTGGGGCATGGACAGTGACCTTCGGCGTGCTGCCAAGCCCTTCGATGAATGCGTCGCCGCGGCTGTAAAAATGGGCCTGGCGAAACATCTGCAGCAGCTGGAGGAGGATAACTCGCTGCGCTGGTACGCAACGCTGGCCCCGGATGAACGCCGGCGCGTCAGCAGTCTGAATCAGGAGCTGTTGGTGCATCAGCAGGTCTTGAATGAGCTGTTGGGCGGGTTCGAAGTCTTCGTTGACTTCGCCAGACGCACAGTTGCCGCAGCGATCGCACCCTATATGCGCAGCAAGAATGTGCAGGAGGCGGTAGATCCTGCCACCGTGCTGATCGACTACAACCCAGGCATTGCCGATCGCAAGCAACAGTCGGTAGCCAGCCTGCTTGACCTGGCGATCTACGGCTACGACGACAGCGCCGGAATCGACCATCCGGAAAAAGGCGTGCGCTCGTCAGTTGGCCAGGATTTGAGCCAGGTGCGCAGTGCCGATCTGGCCCTGTATCTGCGCCGGGCATGGCTGGGCGAAAAGTATGCCAGCGAGATCCGCGGCAGGTATCTCGATTCCCGCGACCCTGCCTACGAGCCGCGTCGATTCGCCTATCGAAACGTACTGTTATCGAAAATGGATCGTGATTTGCGCGTTGCCAGAAGTCAGGCGCGGTTAAGTGACCCGGTGTATTTTTCCCTGGTCCGGCAGGTTTCGCTGTTGAGCCAATTGCCAATGCCGGGCGCGCGTTTGCCGGGGGCCAGTGTTGTTGCCAGCGATGGCGTGTTCAGGTTAACCGTGCGTGGTCATGTCGTGCTCGGGGTGTACGTATTTGTTTGTTCTGACCCCGAGCTCTCTTGGTGGCTGTACACGCCGGATGCTCCCGACAACCTGACATTGCGCCCGTATCAGACACTGTTCGGCGAGATCGCCGGCACGCTGCATGACTACCTTATGGCACGGACCGCAGTTGCTGCGCGCAAAACCGTTTCGCGCTCCTTGCATGCGATAGCGGCAAGGAATCAACGCGTCGATACGCTGTACGAAGCGCAGCGAGTGAGCGACGCGCGCAGCGAGTTCAACGCCTACATCGAACGCACTGTCACGGATGTGGAGGACATCACCACCAGCCGCGCGGAGATGATCGAGCGCCAGGTGGTCAAGGGGCTGACGTTCGGGGCTGCGCCGTTTTGTATGGTGTTTCCGCCCTTTGCCTTACTGCTGGATGTCGTGTTCATCGCCGTCAGCGCCGGCCAGGCTATCGAGGCGCACCTGGAAGGCGATGTCGATGGCGCGCTCGGCCACTGGCTGGAGGCCGCATGGGGCGCGCTGTTTGCCGTGGTCGGCGCTCGAAGTACGCTCAAATTGCTCGGGAGCACGATCAGAAGTCTGAAGCACACGACCAGGCCGGTTTCATTGTTGGCTGAACCCCTCAAAACCGTGGCGCCGATGCGCAAGGAAACGCTGCCGGCGATTCGCGAAGTGCGTTTTCACGCGAGGCAGGCAGTTGGCAAGACGCCGGAGAATTTGCAGAAAGTAACCGAAGAGGGCGTCTTTTTTGGCACATGGCGCAGTCCGGCCAGTGCTGTGCAGCCTCAACCGGCCTATTTCATCCGCAGCAAGGGCAGGTATTACCAGGTCAGGGAAAGTCTGCATTTCGGTGGGCTTTGTCTGATTGACGCTCGGCGCCCGGCGGCCATTTATCAGCGGCCCATACGGTTGACCGCGAGCGGCAAGTGGACGCATGACCGCGTTGGATTGCGAGGTGGAAATGACCAGGTGCGCAATCTTGGTCAGGTGAGCAATCTGCGCAGCGCGTTTCCCGGTCGTGTCGAGCCGGTGCTCAACCGTGGCGCGATGCAGGGCGAAGCGGTGGTGGCAAAGTTTGTTGCCGGGTCGAGGGACAATTATCTTTTTTCGCTGAACGCGCAGACCTGCGTGATTGCGTCGATGTACAACCCGCTGACGAAGGTCGGCGCAATCATCCATTTCGATCACAACATCCGTTCGTTGGTCGAGCGCACAGTCAAGGATGTGATCGCGCGCCTGGGCGGCTCTGCCAAGGAAATTCGTGCCACTTTGGTGGGGGGTGACTGGCTGACGGGGGCCGATATCGGCGGGCCGGTCAGGAGTGTGTTGCGCCAGCAGGGCCTGCGGCCGACATGGGATTACTGGTCGTATTCTTCCTGTCTGGGAAATAACTACGCCGTGACGTTGAATCTCAAGAATGGTGTTTCGACGGTGTTCAAGACCTCCTCCAGTCAAGTCGAACGCTTGTACACACCGGTATTGCAGCGAGCGAGTCATGCCACCGACGCGGTATCGAAGCGCGCTTCAAGCTTCATGCAGCGTGTGCGCAGCAAACCGTTGTATGAAAATTCAGCAGGCATTGTGGTTGACCAGACTGGCCGTCGGGCCACCACCGAGATGGTTCAAGAGCAGGCCTTTTCGATGGTGTTGATCAACTGA
- a CDS encoding methyl-accepting chemotaxis protein: MRLKLLTNLNTLLLVAVCVALGATLWWSQKALERPYLLMERYLGLSQQFQNEVARNVEDYLASGDALRLSAAAQAIDSVQKQLSELPPALADTVRPSLSGLDEFSKTDLLAAGKLAGDPQALLLQAERELSASLDQLNTYANGNAAYFAPLLAASQHLGKLSLARDKLVSSGRSELAADVEREVSNMRAQAEAIDALPLLGVVASNESSSDDFAALMGIENTDKAAAEDAGVALKRELNSLLGRYPAELTRTREQIQKRAALSAATNEKIASVQNAIAGLEPVVRAQHGQIQGEVRLMQGVMIGLILLIALLIDTLQRRLARTLTNLAPALSTWAEGDFSRDIQLGKTNRELHDIEASLNRLRAYLVDLVGTIRGNAEQVAGSSRTLAELSNDLHSGAEHQAGDTALIRDSLGELEATIQQVAGDARQAADASRHAGLAVEHGQTVIGQSLTGLHALVGEVQSNAQMIEHLAEESATIGGVLTVIRSIADQTNLLALNAAIEAARAGEMGRGFAVVAEEVRSLAQRTAGATAEIQTLIAGLQTAARQSVEGMRAQVEHAEATASQAQAADGALDKIVGAIQTIADTAVRIADVTAQQSGAVSEIRDHSERIHQLGGDNLLRIGQGREQGENLLVLGGRLHTAVQAFRV; the protein is encoded by the coding sequence ATGCGCCTGAAGTTGCTCACCAATCTCAACACTCTGCTGTTGGTCGCCGTCTGCGTGGCCCTTGGCGCCACGCTGTGGTGGTCGCAAAAAGCCCTTGAACGCCCCTATTTGTTGATGGAGCGCTACCTGGGGCTGTCGCAACAATTTCAGAATGAAGTGGCGCGCAACGTCGAAGACTATCTCGCCAGCGGTGACGCGCTGCGCTTGAGCGCTGCTGCTCAGGCCATCGACAGCGTACAGAAGCAACTGAGCGAACTGCCCCCGGCGCTGGCCGACACCGTGCGGCCAAGTCTGTCGGGCCTTGATGAGTTCAGCAAAACCGACCTGCTCGCCGCCGGCAAACTGGCCGGCGATCCGCAAGCCTTGCTGTTGCAGGCCGAGCGCGAACTCAGCGCCAGCCTCGACCAGCTCAACACCTACGCCAATGGCAATGCCGCCTACTTCGCTCCACTGCTCGCCGCGTCGCAGCATCTGGGCAAGTTGTCGCTGGCGCGAGACAAACTGGTCAGCAGCGGGCGCAGTGAACTGGCCGCCGATGTCGAGCGCGAAGTGAGCAACATGCGCGCCCAGGCCGAGGCAATCGATGCCCTGCCCTTGCTCGGTGTGGTCGCCAGCAACGAATCGAGCAGTGACGATTTCGCCGCGCTGATGGGCATCGAGAACACTGATAAAGCCGCCGCCGAAGATGCCGGTGTCGCCCTCAAACGCGAACTGAACAGTTTGCTCGGCCGCTACCCGGCGGAACTGACGCGCACCCGCGAGCAGATTCAGAAACGCGCAGCCCTCAGCGCTGCCACCAACGAAAAAATTGCCAGCGTGCAAAACGCCATCGCCGGCCTCGAACCGGTGGTGCGCGCACAACACGGGCAGATCCAGGGCGAAGTGCGGCTGATGCAAGGCGTGATGATCGGCCTGATTCTGCTGATCGCCCTGCTGATCGATACGTTGCAGCGGCGCCTCGCCCGCACCCTGACCAACCTTGCCCCAGCGCTATCGACCTGGGCCGAAGGCGATTTCAGTCGCGACATTCAACTGGGCAAGACCAACCGCGAACTGCATGACATCGAAGCCTCGCTCAACCGCTTGCGCGCCTATCTGGTGGATCTGGTCGGCACGATTCGCGGCAACGCCGAGCAAGTCGCGGGCAGCAGCCGCACCCTCGCCGAACTGAGCAATGACCTGCACAGCGGCGCCGAGCATCAGGCCGGCGATACCGCGCTGATCCGCGATTCGCTGGGCGAACTTGAGGCGACCATTCAGCAAGTGGCCGGCGATGCTCGTCAGGCCGCCGATGCCAGCCGTCATGCCGGTCTGGCCGTCGAGCATGGCCAGACTGTGATCGGCCAGAGCCTGACCGGACTGCATGCGCTGGTCGGTGAAGTTCAGAGCAACGCACAGATGATCGAACACCTGGCGGAGGAGTCGGCAACCATCGGCGGCGTGCTGACGGTGATTCGTTCGATTGCGGATCAGACCAACCTGCTCGCGCTGAACGCCGCGATCGAAGCGGCCCGCGCCGGGGAAATGGGCCGTGGTTTTGCCGTGGTCGCCGAAGAAGTGCGCTCGCTGGCACAACGCACCGCCGGAGCGACGGCGGAAATCCAGACACTGATCGCCGGCCTGCAGACCGCCGCGCGGCAATCGGTCGAAGGCATGCGCGCGCAGGTCGAGCACGCCGAAGCCACCGCCAGTCAGGCGCAAGCGGCGGACGGTGCATTGGACAAAATCGTCGGCGCGATACAGACCATCGCCGACACCGCTGTGCGCATCGCCGATGTCACCGCACAGCAAAGTGGCGCGGTCAGCGAGATCCGCGATCACAGCGAGCGCATTCATCAATTGGGTGGGGATAATCTGCTGCGCATCGGTCAAGGGCGCGAACAGGGCGAGAATCTGCTGGTGCTGGGTGGGCGATTGCATACGGCCGTTCAGGCCTTCCGCGTCTGA
- the prmA gene encoding 50S ribosomal protein L11 methyltransferase, with the protein MPWLQVRLAITPEQAETYEDAFLEVGAVSVTFMDAEDQPIFEPELNTTPLWSHTHLLALFEGGTEPEPVLAHLELLTGSPLPEHHSEVIEDQDWERSWMDGFEPMRFGQRLWIVPSWHAAPEPDAVNLLLDPGLAFGTGTHPTTALCLEWLDGQDLKDCNVLDFGCGSGILAIAALLLGAREAVGTDIDVQALEASRDNAGRNNIADALFPLYLPEDLPQVQADVLVANILAGPLVSLAPQLSSLVKTGGRLALSGILAEQGEEVAAAYAQDFKLDPIANRDGWVRITGLRR; encoded by the coding sequence ATGCCCTGGCTGCAAGTCCGTCTCGCCATCACCCCGGAACAAGCCGAAACCTACGAGGACGCATTCCTCGAAGTCGGCGCTGTGTCGGTGACTTTCATGGACGCCGAAGACCAGCCGATCTTCGAACCGGAGCTCAACACCACGCCTTTGTGGTCGCACACCCATTTGCTGGCGCTGTTCGAGGGCGGTACCGAACCGGAACCGGTGCTGGCCCATCTGGAACTGCTGACCGGTAGCCCGCTGCCTGAGCACCACAGCGAAGTCATCGAAGACCAGGACTGGGAACGCAGCTGGATGGATGGCTTCGAGCCGATGCGGTTTGGCCAGCGCCTGTGGATCGTGCCGAGCTGGCACGCCGCGCCTGAGCCTGACGCGGTCAATCTGCTGCTGGACCCGGGCCTGGCGTTCGGCACCGGCACCCACCCGACCACCGCCCTGTGTCTGGAATGGCTCGACGGTCAGGATCTGAAAGACTGCAACGTGCTCGACTTCGGCTGTGGCTCGGGGATTCTGGCGATTGCCGCTCTGTTGCTCGGCGCCAGGGAAGCCGTGGGCACCGACATCGACGTGCAGGCGCTGGAAGCCTCGCGCGACAACGCCGGGCGCAACAACATTGCCGATGCGCTGTTCCCCCTGTACCTGCCGGAGGATCTGCCGCAGGTTCAGGCCGACGTGCTGGTGGCCAACATTCTCGCCGGCCCACTGGTATCTCTGGCGCCGCAACTGTCCAGCCTGGTCAAGACCGGCGGGCGCCTGGCACTGTCGGGCATCCTCGCCGAACAGGGCGAGGAAGTCGCCGCCGCTTATGCGCAGGACTTCAAGCTCGACCCGATCGCCAATCGCGATGGTTGGGTGCGCATCACCGGGCTTCGGCGCTAA
- the accC gene encoding acetyl-CoA carboxylase biotin carboxylase subunit, translating into MTAKLEKVLIANRGEIALRILRACKEMGIKTVAVYSKADKELMHLGLADESVCIGPASAAQSYLHIPAIIAAAEVTGATAIHPGYGFLAENADFAEQVENSGFAFIGPKADTIRLMGDKVSAKHAMIEAGVPTVPGSDGPLPEDEETALRIGREVGYPVIIKAAGGGGGRGMRVVHKEEDLIASAKLTRSEAGAAFGNPMVYLEKFLTNPRHVEVQVLSDGQGHAIHLGDRDCSLQRRHQKVLEEAPAPGIDEKARQEVLARCVKACIDIGYRGAGTFEFLYENGRFYFIEMNTRVQVEHPVSEMVTGIDIVKEMLSIAAGNKLSFTQEDVVIRGHSLECRINAEDPKTFMPSPGTVKHFHAPGGNGVRVDSHLYSGYAVPPNYDSLIGKLITYGATRDEAMARMRNALDEIVVDGIKTNIPLHRDLVRDEGFCKGGVNIHYLEHKLAKQS; encoded by the coding sequence ATGACTGCGAAGTTGGAAAAAGTTCTGATCGCTAACCGCGGTGAGATCGCCCTGCGGATTCTGCGTGCCTGCAAAGAGATGGGCATCAAGACCGTCGCCGTTTACTCCAAGGCCGACAAAGAGCTGATGCACCTGGGTCTGGCAGACGAATCCGTCTGCATCGGTCCGGCGTCCGCCGCTCAGTCTTACCTGCACATTCCGGCCATCATCGCTGCCGCTGAAGTGACCGGCGCTACCGCCATTCACCCAGGCTACGGTTTCCTCGCGGAAAATGCCGATTTTGCCGAGCAGGTCGAGAACTCCGGCTTCGCCTTCATCGGCCCGAAAGCCGACACCATCCGCCTGATGGGCGACAAGGTATCGGCCAAGCACGCGATGATCGAAGCAGGCGTACCCACTGTTCCAGGTTCCGACGGCCCACTGCCGGAAGACGAAGAAACGGCGCTGCGCATCGGTCGTGAAGTCGGCTACCCGGTGATCATCAAGGCCGCCGGTGGCGGTGGTGGTCGCGGCATGCGTGTGGTGCACAAGGAAGAAGACCTGATCGCCTCGGCAAAACTGACCCGCTCCGAAGCAGGCGCGGCGTTCGGCAACCCGATGGTGTATCTGGAAAAATTCCTCACCAATCCACGTCACGTCGAAGTGCAGGTGTTGTCCGACGGCCAGGGCCACGCCATCCATCTGGGCGACCGCGACTGCTCGCTGCAGCGTCGTCACCAGAAGGTTCTCGAAGAAGCGCCGGCACCGGGCATCGACGAGAAGGCGCGCCAGGAAGTCCTGGCTCGCTGCGTCAAGGCGTGCATCGACATCGGCTACCGTGGCGCCGGCACCTTCGAGTTCCTCTACGAGAACGGTCGTTTCTACTTCATCGAAATGAACACCCGTGTTCAGGTGGAGCACCCGGTTTCGGAGATGGTCACCGGTATCGACATCGTCAAGGAGATGCTCAGCATCGCCGCTGGCAACAAGCTGTCGTTCACTCAGGAGGACGTGGTCATCCGCGGTCACTCGCTGGAGTGCCGGATCAACGCTGAAGATCCGAAGACCTTCATGCCGAGCCCGGGCACGGTCAAGCATTTCCACGCCCCAGGCGGCAACGGCGTTCGCGTCGATTCGCACCTGTACAGCGGTTATGCCGTGCCACCGAACTACGACTCGCTGATCGGCAAACTGATCACTTACGGCGCAACCCGCGACGAAGCCATGGCCCGCATGCGCAATGCCCTGGACGAAATCGTGGTCGACGGGATCAAGACCAACATCCCGCTGCACCGTGATCTGGTTCGTGACGAAGGCTTCTGCAAAGGCGGTGTGAACATTCACTACCTCGAGCACAAGCTGGCCAAACAGTCGTAA